The nucleotide window CCAAAATCATTTCTAAACAAAAAAGCCGGATTTATTAAATCCGGCTTTGTATTGACATAAGTTTTTTATTAGAATTTATAAGCTAAACCAAACTGGAATACTCCGTTTTTAGCTTTATCTTCAGATAGATCAGGTCTGTTTTTAGCAACATCTGTTAAACCAGCAACATATCTTGCTGTAACGCCGATATTCTGTGTGAAATAATAGCCTGCGCCAAGACCAATTCCGAAGTCAAAACCTTTAAATAAGTCTTTAGCATCTGCAGAATTAGAACCAGATTTAAGTTTTGAATTAATCAAAAAGCTGAACTGAGGTCCTGCTTCTAAATATAAGTTAGGCAGAGCATTATATTGAAGCATTAATGGTACGGAAATATAATCTAAATTTACTTTAAGATCATTAGCACCTTTAATTTTTGCTCCCATTCCGCTGTACAATACTTCCGGTTGGAAAGAGAAGTCCTGCGCTACTGGAATATTAGCAAATACTCCTCCGTAAAATCCTGCTTTAGAATTGAAATCGTTTTCAGTAAGAGTTGAAATATTAAGACCTGCTTTTAATCCAAATCTAACGGGAGAAGTTGAAGCAGCAGAAGCTGAAGTTTTCTGAGAGAATGCGAAAGTTCCTGCTACTAATGCAAGACCTAAAAAAATCTTTTTCATAAGTTTTTATTTAATAGTTTTTAAGTTTTATTTAACATTTCTTTAACTAACAAATCTTATGCCAAAGTGAACAAGCTGTTAATCATACATAAAAAAAGACCAGATTAAAATAATCTGATCTTTCTATTGAATATAAAATTTGTTATTGAATATATAAGCTTATTTGAATTTATAAGCTAATCCTACCTGGAATACATTGTTTCTTACTGCATCACCAGAGTTGTTTTTATAAATATCAGTAAGACCTGCAGTATATCTTGCTGTAATTCCTAAATTAGGAATGAAGTAATATCCTGCACCAATACCGATACCGAAGTTGAAAGTTTGGAAGTCATCTTTGTTAAGAGTTGCAACCTGAGTATTGTTGCTATTGTTTGTTGAGCTCTTTAACTTATCTTTAGCGCTTACAAGGAAACCGAATTCAGGTCCTGCTTCAAGGAAGAATTCAGGTGTAGCATTATACTGAAACATTACTGGTACAGCAACATACCCTAAATTTCTTGAATATTCACTTTTATAATTATTTCCAAGTACAGTATATTCTCTTGTTACTTTTGAGCCCAAATCGTTGTAAATTACTTCCGGTTGTACACTAAAAGAACTCGCTAATGGAATATTAGCAAAAACT belongs to Chryseobacterium gleum and includes:
- a CDS encoding porin family protein — translated: MKKIFLGLALVAGTFAFSQKTSASAASTSPVRFGLKAGLNISTLTENDFNSKAGFYGGVFANIPVAQDFSFQPEVLYSGMGAKIKGANDLKVNLDYISVPLMLQYNALPNLYLEAGPQFSFLINSKLKSGSNSADAKDLFKGFDFGIGLGAGYYFTQNIGVTARYVAGLTDVAKNRPDLSEDKAKNGVFQFGLAYKF
- a CDS encoding porin family protein gives rise to the protein MKKLILGLALTAGTFAFAQQTGNTSSNPVTFGVKGGMNVSSLSNGADLSDSKSKIGFNAGVFANIPLASSFSVQPEVIYNDLGSKVTREYTVLGNNYKSEYSRNLGYVAVPVMFQYNATPEFFLEAGPEFGFLVSAKDKLKSSTNNSNNTQVATLNKDDFQTFNFGIGIGAGYYFIPNLGITARYTAGLTDIYKNNSGDAVRNNVFQVGLAYKFK